In Methanothrix sp., a genomic segment contains:
- the mcrC gene encoding methyl-coenzyme M reductase I operon protein C — protein sequence MIGRTTQVVDCRESMGLAKGGGLAQRGTLSEAAKPDVIAIAMSPGRRHITKPVCEMTYGLRREGIQTSVLVLDSGTGVPDSFPQASRGYGPTFGLTEKEVEQIARHKIAVFHMGNVRSHVVFKTKEILALVDIPAVVVAQCPMDLEDFAKEGVKTRLVRPSRQKTETLGEVVDLVTGITRGATCNRVKLNQLAKVLNKHLAEISDREAREAAKEKKR from the coding sequence ATGATTGGCAGGACAACTCAAGTGGTCGATTGTCGGGAGAGCATGGGCCTGGCCAAAGGGGGCGGACTGGCCCAGCGGGGAACACTATCCGAGGCGGCAAAGCCGGATGTCATCGCCATAGCCATGTCTCCGGGGCGGCGGCATATCACCAAGCCCGTCTGCGAGATGACATACGGCCTGCGCCGGGAGGGCATCCAGACCAGCGTCCTGGTCCTGGATTCCGGGACCGGGGTTCCGGACAGCTTTCCCCAGGCATCGCGAGGCTATGGACCGACCTTTGGGCTAACGGAGAAGGAGGTAGAGCAAATAGCGCGCCATAAGATCGCTGTCTTCCATATGGGCAATGTCCGATCCCATGTCGTCTTCAAGACGAAGGAGATACTCGCCCTGGTGGACATCCCGGCAGTGGTGGTGGCCCAGTGCCCCATGGACCTGGAGGACTTCGCCAAGGAGGGGGTGAAGACCAGGCTGGTCAGGCCTTCCCGGCAGAAGACTGAGACATTGGGCGAGGTGGTGGACCTTGTCACCGGCATCACCAGGGGCGCCACCTGCAATCGGGTCAAGCTCAACCAGCTGGCCAAGGTTCTAAACAAGCATCTCGCTGAGATCAGCGATCGCGAGGCCAGAGAGGCGGCCAAAGAGAAGAAGCGATGA
- a CDS encoding cofactor-independent phosphoglycerate mutase, whose product MKLMVILGDGMADLPIEELQGKSPLQAAEKPNMDRLARLGRSGLALTVPDGFPPGSDVANLSVAGYDPRLFYTGRAPLEAASMGVHLDPGDIAFRCNLVTIEDGIMMDYSAGHISTAEAGELIEALKPLMPEERLYAGVSYRHLLILQEGAEAVCTPPHDISDQPVADHLPRGEGAEMLLGLMEAAKPVLARQEVNRRRIAENKRPANAIWLWGQGPAPSMPSFMDMHALSGAMISAVDLLRGIAVYAGMEVIDVPGATGTIETNYSGKVEGAIDALSRHDLVYLHIEAPDEAGHAGDLEGKIRAIELLDQRVVGPAVEELDKSGWDWRILLLPDHATPITLKTHSREPVPFVIAGKGIEPDGVEGFDEQWAKKGGYGRVDATSLIGILAG is encoded by the coding sequence ATGAAGCTGATGGTGATACTAGGGGACGGCATGGCCGATCTCCCTATAGAGGAGCTGCAGGGGAAAAGCCCCCTGCAGGCAGCAGAGAAGCCCAATATGGACCGGCTGGCAAGGCTGGGAAGGAGCGGGCTGGCCCTGACCGTCCCGGATGGATTTCCTCCGGGAAGCGATGTGGCCAACCTCTCAGTCGCCGGCTATGATCCCCGCCTCTTCTACACCGGCCGGGCCCCTCTGGAGGCGGCCTCCATGGGCGTGCACCTGGATCCGGGGGATATAGCCTTTCGCTGCAACCTGGTCACCATAGAGGACGGCATCATGATGGACTACAGCGCCGGGCATATCAGCACTGCAGAGGCAGGGGAGCTGATCGAGGCGCTGAAGCCACTGATGCCGGAAGAGAGGCTTTATGCCGGCGTCAGCTACCGCCATCTTCTGATACTGCAGGAGGGGGCAGAGGCGGTCTGCACGCCCCCCCATGATATCAGCGACCAGCCGGTGGCAGATCATCTGCCCCGGGGGGAGGGGGCCGAGATGCTCCTGGGGCTGATGGAGGCGGCAAAGCCCGTGCTGGCCCGCCAGGAGGTGAACCGGAGGAGGATAGCAGAGAATAAAAGACCGGCGAATGCCATCTGGCTGTGGGGCCAGGGGCCAGCGCCATCTATGCCCTCCTTCATGGATATGCACGCCCTGAGCGGGGCCATGATCTCGGCTGTGGATCTCCTCCGGGGCATAGCTGTCTATGCGGGAATGGAGGTGATAGATGTTCCTGGAGCCACGGGAACGATTGAGACCAACTACTCGGGCAAGGTTGAGGGGGCCATCGATGCCCTCTCCCGCCATGACCTCGTCTATCTGCATATCGAGGCCCCTGATGAGGCCGGCCATGCGGGCGACCTGGAGGGAAAGATCAGGGCGATAGAGCTTCTAGACCAGAGGGTGGTGGGCCCGGCGGTCGAGGAGCTGGATAAGAGCGGATGGGACTGGCGCATTCTCCTCCTGCCCGATCATGCCACCCCCATAACCCTCAAGACCCACAGCAGAGAGCCGGTTCCTTTTGTCATCGCCGGGAAGGGGATCGAGCCGGACGGCGTGGAGGGATTTGATGAGCAGTGGGCGAAGAAGGGTGGATACGGCAGGGTGGATGCCACCAGTCTGATCGGCATTCTGGCCGGATGA
- a CDS encoding ADP-ribosylglycohydrolase family protein has translation MDPQDRFRGCLLGGAAGDALGMPAEGYTALEIQSLFGRIDDMLPAPEGHFHAGFRAGQFTDDTEETLMLAESLIEHSGFSADEFSRKLIRWGSAWDSDERLSSGVGFATRSAVERMIAGIPWQESGMDIPTCGSAIRSAPIGLLYHADLGLVRGYADLQSLPTHSALPSRAGAVAVAVGVALGLMNLPRDMILEEAASRAGRLDPDLGQRLLWIRDLLALPPREALNRIGGSPLARETVVSAFYCFMRFEPEEGLIAAANGGGDTDSIASIAGNLFGASYGAGWMPERWLARLDQREEIERIARDLFHLSCSFGLH, from the coding sequence ATGGATCCGCAGGATCGCTTTCGAGGCTGCCTTTTGGGGGGAGCGGCAGGGGATGCTCTGGGCATGCCAGCAGAGGGATATACCGCCCTTGAGATTCAATCCCTCTTCGGCCGGATTGATGATATGCTGCCCGCCCCGGAGGGGCACTTTCATGCTGGCTTCAGGGCGGGCCAGTTCACCGACGATACTGAGGAGACTCTTATGCTGGCCGAATCCCTGATCGAGCACTCCGGCTTCTCGGCAGACGAGTTCTCCCGGAAGCTCATCAGATGGGGATCGGCCTGGGATTCAGATGAGCGGCTCAGCAGCGGGGTGGGATTTGCTACCCGCTCTGCTGTGGAGAGGATGATCGCCGGCATCCCCTGGCAGGAGTCCGGCATGGATATACCGACATGTGGGTCGGCCATTCGCTCGGCCCCCATCGGCCTTCTCTATCATGCCGACCTGGGACTGGTCAGGGGCTATGCCGATCTGCAGAGCCTGCCCACCCACTCCGCTCTCCCCTCCCGCGCCGGGGCGGTTGCAGTTGCAGTGGGGGTGGCCCTGGGCCTGATGAACCTCCCCCGGGATATGATCCTGGAGGAGGCCGCCAGTCGGGCAGGCAGGCTGGACCCGGATCTTGGCCAACGGCTCCTCTGGATCAGAGATCTCCTCGCCCTCCCTCCAAGGGAGGCCTTAAACCGGATTGGAGGCAGCCCTCTAGCCAGGGAGACTGTGGTGAGCGCCTTCTACTGCTTCATGAGATTTGAGCCGGAGGAGGGGCTGATCGCCGCCGCCAACGGGGGCGGGGACACCGACTCCATCGCCTCCATCGCCGGCAATCTCTTCGGTGCCTCTTATGGGGCGGGCTGGATGCCGGAACGCTGGCTGGCCAGGCTCGATCAGAGGGAGGAGATTGAGAGGATTGCCAGGGATCTATTCCATCTCTCCTGCTCATTTGGCCTCCATTAG